acaaaaaatgttttaatcatcaGAACTTATTCCAAGAACAATGAtgtctataaaatataaatggaaGGACCGAGCTCCGAAGTCATCCATCGTTATTACCCGATTATTTCCattgtttgtaaatgtatatgCTCCTTTTGTAATTATATGGTGGAAATGCTAGTACACAGTTTATTCAGTGTATACATGTGACAACATTTAGGCTGATTATTATGTTGGATCATTGAATAActatcacatttaaaaacctgtgatcgaaaaattaaacaaaactaTTAATTTATGCAAATTCTTTGTCATTATACCTGATTAGGTAAACCTCTTGTGTGGGTTcatatgtttgtcatttttattttaaatgttttctttctttttcttcatgtgACTTAATTTGTAACCTTTATTTACACTTTGGTTTCTAGTTGTgtctatattttattacattccCTGTAGTTTTATGTTcgtaattacaaaatatttttcaacaaaaagttatttaaaaaaaaacaaaaacaaaaacaaacggaATTGGCAGCCATTTTATCATACCTAATCCAGAAGCTTTAATGTGTCCATGCAGGGCTGTCGATTTGTCAAACAGCGCCCTCTGGTGGACATGTGTAATATCACAAACAGCTGAGCGATGTAGTCAAACTAACACGAGCTCTGTTGATATGTAGCATACTCATGTGGCTTCTAGCTTGCAGTGTCAGCCTCACCCCTTGTATCCCTGCTGGAAAACTGTACTGTATGACAAGAGATCCGCACTGCTTAAAGCCGGGCAGGCACTGCCAGCTGCGCATCACCGTCATCGTGCCCTCCGGCTGGGTCCCCGTGTACTCTCCGTGGTAGGTGTTGCATATCGGACATGCAGGCTTCAACTTGAAAACCGAATCGATACACACAGAGCAAAAAGAGTGAAAGCACTTTAACGTTTTCTTGTCCTGAATTGTGTCCAAGCAAATGGCGCAGTCTTCCGTACTTTTACAGACTCCACCGGAGTGGTTGTTTGGTGTCTTTTCCATTATTTTCCGGTATGTGACGACAAGAGTGTTGCCTCTCCGTGTACGGATGTGTCCGGAGATACGTGACGTCAAACTAAGGAAAGTACCAATTCATTTCCACTGGGTGATGCGTGTTGGAGAAACGTAGAGAAGTTTGTTTAAAACATAGCATTCTCTATTTTGTCTAAAGACATTATCACTACATGcggatgtaataataataatcctttgAGTTACATGATAAATCTTTCACATACATAATTTTATCCCAAACTTTGATCATTTTCTATTCAGTTGTAGACACATAAAACCATATGACAAGCCTAAAAagtaaacacattattatatttgaaataaatattttctgaaGCCCCTGATTAAGGTATATTGACTTCTTTGatgttattatttgttatgtttagatacatatttgttatatatttaattgaatgtatttacttttcatatttcatttaattttaacaCATTGGAATCTTTAATTGCATAAGAAGATCCTGCTGAATGCTTCTGTTCACAATGTtcaataaagagagagaaaggatcCACTGGGTGATGCACATCCATGTGTAAGGAAGTAGTGCAAACACTGGCCTCTGATTGGTTTAAACTTGATACTGGTTGTATTGGTAATTAGCACATTTCatgaacaaaatgtaaacaaaaaggtTGCCCCCAGTGGTGGAATAAACTGTCCTGATGTCAGACAGAACCGTCAAATGTACTATACAATTCTGCGGTACTTACACATGGCATTATACTTCCTctaaagggaaatattgtactttttacttcagttCAGACGGCTAGTTCCTTTAGTTTTTTACAGGTGTGGTTTTGTTACTTTGCTAAGTAACACTAGACACGTTAACCTAAAAGTAACAGATACTGCTAAAGTGTTTCATAATGTTTGTAATCACGAGAGTAAACATGCCTGGGTTATGATCACATGAGAAACAAACCTAATGCAAAAAGGTTTTAATCTGTAACTCAAACTCTGTCATTATAAGTGAGTATAGTAATTGGTCCTTAAGAATCTGAATGAAGGCTTCTATTATGTAAAACAGGTGACTAATGAGACCATTGTTTATTGGAATTTTAGTGCTTGCTTTGGCAATTTGTGACAATTAGCCAATAGCGCATCACCTGAGAAATCAGGATATTGAGTTGCAACTATCTTCCACCTTTGTAAAACACTCTTTTTCAAGTAATTAAGTAGGTTTTGAAGTTTGCCTTATTAAGAAAAGAAgttaaaagaaaactaaaatgagAATCCTACTGACTACTACTACTGAATTCTCTTCTTCCCAATAGCAATACATACTTTGCCAAACATCTAATTAGATGAAAGAATGACTGATTTCAAAATGCACCCAAACAAGTAAATGTGGTATACTCtaataatgttttacataattccttttgcttgtgttttgaTTTGGCCCACCGCAAAACAGTGAGTCTTAATAGTGTTAGCATAGGATACCTAACAAtgaattttatttaaatactatGTACTGAGCATGTTTGTCTCTAATTGACTGTGGTTTGCATGATACATATCTACGGCCCAAACCAAGCAGTTATaatcatttacaataaaacacctgATTCACTGGAAAGTTGATCTATTAATATTCATGACTGTAGttcaaaaatataatcaaatttAGCTCACATCTTTTACCATTTGTAAAGGTAGTTATCCTACAGAATAAGGTCACATTTCATACACACTATGAGGTATCTTCATGATCCACGAGATGACACTAAGTGCATTAGCAGAGTTCAGTGTTTTGAATTAAGAATATTTCATACGGCAGGGAACAGATGAGGAAGATGTTTTAGTTATACGATTGTAGAAGTATTCTTTACAAGTTAAACtcttgcattcaaaatcttacttaagtaaaagtatcattaagtactcattatgcagaatggcccatttcagaatctATAATGAACATATTATTTTTGGATTATAGTTTGTATTTGATAATCCACAAGTAACATaatatgaaaatactcaagtaaagaagtacctcaaaatgatacttaagtgcagtacttgagtaaatgtacttagttacattcctcCACTGACAGGGAAGCAGACAACCCAAACTCATTCCAGATGGACACAAGTTTGATATTCAGTTGCTTATGATGCTCCTGGTTTATTTAGGGCCTACATTGAATATCcaacacaaaccaaaacataactttttattcaagtattaaaatgtaaagcacattattcTGAATATCAACAAAGTACGAATCAACACAATTAGAAAAAGCAAAACTCCAACTTTTCCTTAACAATCGATTTGTAATATGTGTAATCTCTCCAACTATC
This window of the Cottoperca gobio chromosome 7, fCotGob3.1, whole genome shotgun sequence genome carries:
- the LOC115010658 gene encoding probable E3 ubiquitin-protein ligase DTX3, which gives rise to MEKTPNNHSGGVCKSTEDCAICLDTIQDKKTLKCFHSFCSVCIDSVFKLKPACPICNTYHGEYTGTQPEGTMTVMRSWQCLPGFKQCGSLVIQYSFPAGIQGPEHPNPGVRYSSTSRTAFLPANEEGEKVLKLLRKAFERRLTFTIGRSVTTGLNNVITWNDIHHKTNMEGGPQCFGYPDPDYLFRVKEELRVKGVTQDD